In a single window of the Gemmatimonas sp. genome:
- a CDS encoding FMN-binding glutamate synthase family protein, translated as MRTQFLIASTGLLLIVAAASAVWPPAWLSLFIILPLIGRGVADMLQTKQAIKRNFPLIGHARYLLEMIRPEINQYFIESNSDGRPYSRNDRSLIYQRAKGELDTLPFGTQKDVYATGYEWINHSLAPAHPDEAFARVTVGGPDCTQPYSASVFNVSGMSYGSLSKNAVLALNTGAKMGNFAHNTGEGGLSPYHLEPGGDIIWQIGTGYFSARDRQGRFSEAEFAKRAILPNVKMIEIKLSQGAKPGHGGILPASKLTPEIVEIRGVEPGHDVVSPPAHTAFSTPTELLEFVKRLREASGGKPVGFKLCVGKRHEFLGIIKAMMSTGITPDFITVDGGEGGTGAAPLEFSDSVGTPLNEGLSFVHNALVASELRDRIRVIASGKVNTGFSMATKIALGADMCNAARAMMFAIGCIQALRCNSNQCPTGVATQDPALVGGLHVGDKSHRVARYHRETVKSFFEVLGAAGLQRPQDLKPWFIMKRVSAMEIRSYADIYPQLTHGQLLTDPATTGMSRAWENASATHF; from the coding sequence ATGCGCACCCAATTCCTCATCGCCTCGACCGGGCTCCTGCTGATCGTGGCTGCAGCCTCCGCCGTCTGGCCCCCGGCCTGGCTGTCTCTGTTCATCATCTTGCCGCTGATTGGTCGCGGCGTGGCCGACATGCTGCAAACCAAACAGGCCATCAAGCGCAACTTCCCGCTCATCGGACACGCGCGCTATCTGCTGGAGATGATCCGACCCGAGATCAATCAGTATTTCATCGAGTCGAACAGCGACGGCAGGCCGTACAGCCGCAATGACCGCTCCCTCATCTATCAGCGCGCGAAGGGTGAGCTGGATACGCTGCCGTTCGGCACACAGAAGGACGTGTATGCCACCGGCTACGAGTGGATCAACCATTCGCTCGCGCCAGCGCACCCCGATGAGGCGTTCGCGCGTGTTACGGTGGGTGGTCCCGACTGTACCCAGCCGTACTCGGCGTCGGTGTTCAATGTGTCGGGCATGAGCTACGGCTCACTCAGCAAGAATGCGGTGCTCGCGCTCAACACCGGTGCGAAGATGGGAAACTTCGCTCACAACACCGGTGAGGGCGGACTCAGTCCATATCACCTCGAGCCCGGCGGCGACATCATCTGGCAGATCGGCACAGGCTACTTCAGCGCGCGCGATCGGCAGGGGCGATTCAGCGAGGCGGAGTTCGCCAAACGCGCCATCCTACCGAACGTGAAAATGATCGAGATCAAGCTTTCGCAGGGCGCCAAGCCGGGACATGGCGGTATCCTGCCCGCGTCGAAGCTCACGCCGGAGATCGTGGAGATCCGCGGCGTGGAGCCGGGTCACGACGTGGTCTCGCCACCGGCGCATACGGCATTCTCCACGCCCACGGAACTGTTGGAGTTTGTGAAGCGGTTGCGCGAGGCTTCCGGTGGGAAGCCCGTAGGCTTCAAGCTCTGTGTCGGCAAGCGCCACGAATTTCTCGGCATTATCAAGGCCATGATGAGCACGGGCATCACGCCGGACTTCATCACGGTCGATGGCGGTGAAGGCGGTACGGGCGCGGCGCCCCTGGAATTCTCAGATTCGGTGGGCACGCCACTCAACGAAGGGTTGTCGTTCGTGCACAACGCGCTCGTGGCCAGCGAACTGCGCGACCGCATCCGCGTGATCGCATCCGGCAAGGTGAATACCGGCTTCTCGATGGCCACCAAGATTGCCCTCGGCGCCGACATGTGTAACGCGGCCCGTGCCATGATGTTCGCCATCGGATGCATCCAAGCGCTTCGGTGCAACAGCAACCAATGCCCTACCGGTGTGGCCACGCAGGATCCGGCGTTGGTGGGTGGACTGCACGTGGGAGACAAGTCACACCGGGTGGCGCGGTATCATCGCGAGACGGTGAAGAGTTTTTTCGAGGTGCTGGGGGCGGCGGGGTTGCAGCGGCCGCAGGATCTCAAGCCGTGGTTCATCATGAAGCGCGTGAGTGCCATGGAGATTCGCAGCTACGCCGACATCTACCCGCAGCTGACGCACGGGCAGCTGCTTACCGATCCGGCCACCACTGGCATGTCGCGTGCCTGGGAGAATGCGAGCGCTACTCACTTCTAG
- a CDS encoding DUF1269 domain-containing protein translates to MAEPVARRIVIASFATPKGAENTLDVLKGAAVGLGNTAVVTRDDSGEVAFTESQDWGMGKSALVGAIAGLLLPGVGTITLAAGGALAAYFIDRGFPDALLKQMGEGLAPDSSMLVLLVADADVARASDLLTEGGGTVIGTSTESDLTTAIAGLRS, encoded by the coding sequence ATGGCCGAACCAGTAGCCCGTCGCATTGTCATTGCCAGTTTCGCCACGCCCAAAGGCGCCGAGAACACGCTCGACGTCCTCAAGGGTGCCGCCGTCGGACTCGGCAATACGGCCGTCGTGACCCGCGACGACAGTGGCGAGGTCGCGTTTACGGAATCACAGGACTGGGGCATGGGGAAGAGCGCACTCGTGGGCGCTATCGCAGGCCTCTTGTTGCCCGGCGTCGGCACGATCACGTTGGCCGCCGGCGGAGCCTTGGCGGCGTATTTCATTGACCGCGGATTCCCCGACGCCCTGCTCAAGCAGATGGGGGAGGGACTCGCGCCCGACAGCTCGATGCTCGTGTTGCTGGTCGCGGACGCGGATGTCGCGCGGGCCTCTGATCTACTTACGGAAGGCGGCGGCACCGTGATCGGAACCAGCACCGAAAGTGATCTGACGACGGCCATCGCCGGCCTACGATCCTGA
- a CDS encoding PAS domain S-box protein: protein MVLSSTSLDSIASAGTSCLHAEVPPVNPLDRFVRLSARFLAAPISLVTLVEPDRQRFLAAVGLAEPWATRAETPLSHSFCQHVVNSGKALIVDDARVHPVLFDNPSIVELGVVSYLGVPLRERGGTVIGSFCVIDHVPREWTPDDRALLEDLAQAVVAELDSRRSYLELELATTSYRELLDTTTELVCAADGNGVITYVNSAWCQAFGFSAAEAIGLRAVDLVSSEHKGRFVETARQLLDGTHVETLEVVALGAGGRRVVCRGSATTQHVTTAAGESRCIGTRAVYRDVTNERRLEAARARLVATLEATSDFVGIAAMDGTVDYINTSGRRLVGLSDNLNLALISANHFHPASTLHLLAHEAFPTALRDGLWRGNAELLHRDGTLIPVSIVMTAHPSLSPEEPGFFSAIMRDQREQVAAAAALSASESQLRAMFANAAVGVTVVAADGTIVQTNAAFDRTLGYAAGSLVGRYAPDLSPAEDAHITRDAVRSLRDGELDGVCVEKRYWTADGQSRVLSLSLSLVPDANGSGAVLGLTTDVTARVRAEEQLVSERAFLQATLESLSDGVVACDAAGKLVLFNSATRILHGAVHQPLGPEHWADTYDLYRADGTTPLPICEIPLFRSLQGEEVRNAEMVIAPRDELPRTVLASGKALRAADGSIQGAVVAMRDVTAERKADLALRESEDRYRRLLELLPDGVVKHVSGRIEFANAAMARLVGVHDPAELVGQPIHTLLHVTDIQVAVARAEAALAASVNGVSIREEQVRRYDGSAVACEIVGTRVDDRGVPGVLSVVRDVSERHRHEAALREREERLALVFNHVSDLMFLMRVERDDKGAVAAYRCESVNEPLLATTGKPLDAFVGRLLQDIVDPAQLNSFRPRYDDAVRSGQKQQFEVRSVGANGPLVFETTLTPVRDVHGRCTHILGANRDVTARRIAEAGLQESEAAFRTMLQTVRAVAVTLDETGRVTFANEALLALTGWKLEEVANADWFQRFTVDAAGMRRLFDGMMAGRDFVPHYESELLTRTKRRRLIVWDNTVLRDGDGRIIGTASIGQDVTDQRALEARLAELSEHDELTGLLNRRGFVDRVEQGMRQARRSKRNDALLYLDLDRFKPINDTYGHAAGDAALRAISDLLKATIRETDFAGRLGGDEFAIYATGLESAGDEALLVQRLQTALSKHNANATAAGRPYTLGFSVGVSVVRSDDKRDALFARADAALYEVKHTRRATDQRLEGGTTAG from the coding sequence GTGGTCCTCAGTTCAACCAGTCTCGACTCCATCGCTTCGGCGGGTACCTCGTGCCTCCATGCCGAGGTTCCGCCGGTGAACCCGCTCGATCGGTTTGTGCGCCTCAGCGCCCGGTTCCTTGCGGCGCCAATCTCGCTGGTAACGCTGGTCGAGCCGGATCGGCAGCGGTTTCTTGCGGCCGTCGGGTTGGCCGAGCCCTGGGCGACCCGGGCTGAGACGCCGCTGTCGCACTCGTTCTGCCAGCATGTGGTCAACAGCGGCAAGGCACTGATCGTCGACGATGCCCGAGTACATCCGGTGCTCTTCGACAACCCGTCGATCGTCGAGCTGGGGGTGGTCAGCTACCTCGGCGTGCCCCTCCGCGAACGAGGAGGGACGGTTATCGGCTCCTTCTGCGTGATCGACCACGTTCCTCGTGAGTGGACGCCGGATGACCGGGCGCTGCTGGAGGATCTGGCGCAGGCGGTCGTCGCCGAGCTCGATAGTCGGCGATCGTACCTCGAGCTCGAGTTGGCCACGACCAGTTACCGGGAGCTTCTGGACACCACAACGGAACTCGTCTGCGCGGCAGATGGCAACGGAGTCATCACGTACGTCAACAGCGCCTGGTGCCAGGCGTTCGGCTTCTCCGCTGCTGAGGCCATCGGCCTGCGCGCGGTCGATCTCGTCTCTTCGGAACACAAGGGCCGGTTCGTCGAGACCGCCCGCCAGTTGCTTGACGGAACGCACGTCGAGACGCTTGAGGTCGTGGCACTTGGCGCCGGCGGCCGTCGCGTGGTCTGTCGTGGCAGCGCTACGACGCAGCACGTCACGACCGCCGCGGGCGAGTCTCGGTGCATCGGCACCCGCGCGGTCTATCGCGATGTGACCAACGAGCGGCGACTCGAGGCCGCCCGTGCCCGGCTCGTGGCGACGCTCGAAGCTACGAGCGACTTCGTCGGTATTGCCGCGATGGACGGCACCGTTGACTACATCAACACGTCGGGCCGCAGACTCGTCGGACTCTCGGACAATCTCAATCTCGCGTTGATTTCGGCCAATCATTTTCATCCGGCATCGACGCTGCACTTGCTCGCCCACGAGGCGTTTCCGACGGCACTCCGCGACGGTCTCTGGAGGGGCAACGCCGAGTTGCTGCACCGCGACGGCACGCTCATTCCGGTGTCCATCGTCATGACGGCGCATCCGTCGCTGTCGCCGGAGGAACCGGGCTTCTTCTCCGCGATCATGCGTGATCAGCGAGAGCAGGTGGCCGCGGCAGCCGCGCTGAGTGCCAGTGAGTCTCAGTTGCGGGCGATGTTCGCGAACGCCGCGGTCGGCGTGACGGTCGTCGCGGCGGATGGCACGATCGTGCAAACCAATGCGGCGTTCGATCGTACCCTTGGCTACGCGGCCGGCAGCCTTGTCGGGCGCTATGCGCCGGACCTGTCTCCCGCCGAAGACGCACATATCACGCGTGACGCCGTGCGGTCGTTGCGGGACGGAGAGCTCGACGGCGTGTGCGTTGAGAAGCGGTACTGGACAGCGGATGGACAAAGTCGCGTGCTGTCGCTGTCGCTGTCGCTCGTTCCTGATGCCAACGGTAGCGGCGCCGTGCTCGGTCTCACGACCGATGTGACCGCTCGCGTTCGGGCGGAGGAGCAACTCGTGTCGGAGCGGGCGTTTCTCCAGGCGACGTTGGAAAGTCTCTCTGACGGTGTCGTCGCCTGTGACGCCGCCGGCAAGTTGGTGCTGTTCAACAGTGCCACGCGCATCCTGCACGGCGCCGTGCATCAGCCGCTCGGTCCCGAGCACTGGGCCGATACCTACGACCTGTATCGTGCTGACGGTACGACACCACTGCCAATTTGTGAGATTCCGCTCTTCCGGTCTTTGCAGGGCGAAGAGGTGCGAAACGCCGAGATGGTGATCGCACCGCGGGACGAGCTTCCGCGCACCGTGCTGGCGAGTGGTAAGGCGTTGCGCGCTGCGGACGGTAGCATTCAGGGTGCAGTCGTCGCCATGCGCGACGTGACGGCGGAGCGAAAGGCGGACCTTGCGCTTCGAGAGAGCGAAGATCGGTATCGACGACTACTCGAGCTGTTACCAGATGGCGTGGTGAAGCACGTGTCCGGTCGAATCGAGTTCGCGAACGCCGCGATGGCGCGTCTTGTCGGCGTGCACGATCCTGCCGAGCTGGTAGGACAACCGATTCACACGTTGTTGCACGTGACTGACATTCAGGTAGCGGTTGCGCGCGCAGAAGCCGCGTTGGCGGCGTCGGTGAATGGCGTGTCGATACGCGAGGAGCAGGTACGTCGTTACGATGGCAGCGCGGTCGCGTGCGAAATTGTCGGCACCCGCGTTGACGATCGTGGAGTACCCGGCGTGTTGTCCGTGGTGCGCGATGTGTCCGAGCGCCATCGCCACGAGGCGGCGTTGCGCGAACGCGAGGAGCGTCTCGCTCTCGTGTTTAATCACGTGTCGGATCTCATGTTCCTGATGCGGGTGGAACGAGACGACAAGGGCGCCGTGGCGGCCTACCGATGCGAATCGGTGAACGAGCCGCTGCTCGCCACCACGGGGAAGCCGTTGGACGCATTCGTTGGACGACTGCTGCAAGACATTGTCGATCCCGCACAGCTGAATTCGTTTCGACCGCGCTATGATGACGCGGTCCGCTCCGGTCAGAAGCAGCAATTCGAGGTCAGGTCAGTTGGCGCAAACGGCCCGCTGGTCTTCGAAACCACCCTCACGCCAGTGCGCGATGTGCATGGGCGCTGTACGCACATTCTCGGTGCCAACCGGGACGTCACGGCGCGTCGAATTGCGGAGGCAGGACTGCAAGAAAGTGAGGCCGCGTTCCGGACCATGTTGCAGACCGTGCGCGCGGTCGCGGTAACCCTGGACGAGACCGGTCGGGTCACCTTCGCCAATGAAGCGCTCCTGGCGCTCACCGGTTGGAAACTCGAAGAGGTGGCCAATGCTGATTGGTTTCAGCGATTCACTGTCGATGCCGCCGGAATGCGTCGTCTGTTCGACGGGATGATGGCTGGACGTGACTTTGTGCCGCACTACGAGAGCGAATTGCTCACTCGCACGAAACGCCGTCGGCTGATCGTCTGGGACAACACCGTGCTGCGCGACGGCGATGGCCGGATTATCGGGACGGCGAGTATTGGACAGGATGTGACCGATCAGCGTGCACTCGAGGCGCGACTGGCGGAGCTCTCTGAACACGATGAACTGACTGGCTTGTTGAACCGCCGAGGGTTCGTCGATCGCGTTGAGCAAGGGATGCGTCAGGCTCGGCGTAGCAAGCGCAATGACGCGCTCCTCTATCTTGATCTGGACCGCTTCAAGCCGATCAACGATACGTATGGGCACGCCGCTGGCGATGCCGCGCTGAGGGCCATCAGTGACCTCTTGAAGGCGACCATCCGCGAGACGGACTTTGCGGGCCGCCTGGGAGGAGATGAGTTCGCGATTTACGCCACGGGTCTCGAGTCGGCAGGCGATGAAGCGCTACTCGTGCAACGGTTGCAGACCGCCTTGTCGAAGCACAATGCGAATGCCACCGCCGCGGGCAGACCCTACACGCTGGGGTTCAGCGTCGGCGTTTCCGTGGTACGATCGGACGACAAGCGTGATGCACTGTTTGCGCGCGCCGACGCGGCGCTGTACGAGGTGAAGCACACGCGACGCGCAACGGACCAACGTCTGGAGGGGGGCACTACCGCCGGCTGA